In Flammeovirgaceae bacterium 311, one DNA window encodes the following:
- a CDS encoding cation diffusion facilitator family transporter (COG0053 Predicted Co/Zn/Cd cation transporters) has protein sequence MTDTKKKYQRIALTVGIILMLIKFTAWWITGSNAILSDALESIVNVVASGFALYSIGYAARPQDLDHPYGHGKIEFLSAGLEGALIGIAGVAAIGKGFYNLLHPQPVAALGLGIGFTLLTGGVNFILARMLLQRGRELNSISMQADGRHLMTDVVTSGGLILGLALIYLTGLIWIDNIIAIIFGGIIIFSGYRLLRDFVGGILDEADLTLVERVIKLLNQHRNKNWMDVHNLRIQRFGTGIHLDFHFTLPYYFTLEEAHREIDEVTALVSQSLPHEVEFSIHADPCVPPSSCGICMKADCPVRKQAFTRKIEWNVSNAFLNEKHSLQTPE, from the coding sequence TTGACAGATACCAAGAAAAAATACCAGCGAATAGCCTTGACTGTAGGCATCATACTGATGCTGATCAAATTTACCGCCTGGTGGATTACCGGCTCCAACGCCATTCTATCTGATGCACTGGAGTCGATTGTAAATGTGGTAGCCAGTGGCTTTGCGCTTTACAGCATTGGCTATGCCGCCCGCCCGCAGGACCTGGACCATCCTTATGGCCATGGCAAAATTGAATTTTTATCTGCCGGGCTGGAGGGTGCGCTGATCGGCATTGCAGGAGTGGCCGCTATCGGCAAAGGCTTCTACAACCTACTTCATCCCCAACCGGTGGCAGCCTTAGGGCTTGGTATTGGTTTTACCCTGCTTACCGGTGGTGTTAATTTTATACTGGCACGTATGCTGCTGCAGCGGGGCCGGGAGCTCAACTCCATCAGCATGCAGGCCGATGGCCGACACCTGATGACCGATGTGGTCACCAGCGGAGGCCTGATCCTGGGCCTGGCCCTAATCTACCTCACCGGCCTTATATGGATCGACAACATCATTGCCATCATCTTTGGCGGCATCATTATTTTTTCCGGCTATCGCCTGCTGCGCGATTTTGTAGGCGGCATCCTGGACGAAGCCGATCTGACCCTGGTAGAGCGGGTTATCAAACTCCTGAATCAGCACCGCAACAAAAACTGGATGGACGTGCACAACCTACGCATCCAGCGCTTTGGCACCGGCATCCATCTCGACTTTCATTTCACCCTCCCCTATTACTTTACCCTGGAGGAAGCCCATCGGGAGATTGATGAGGTAACTGCGCTGGTGAGCCAGTCGCTGCCACATGAGGTAGAGTTCTCCATCCATGCCGACCCCTGCGTACCGCCCAGCTCCTGCGGAATCTGCATGAAAGCCGACTGCCCTGTGCGCAAGCAGGCATTTACACGCAAGATTGAGTGGAATGTCAGCAATGCTTTCCTGAACGAAAAGCACAGCCTGCAAACGCCGGAGTAA
- a CDS encoding endoglucanase-like protein, translating to MNKLLQIGWSTTRNSLARYTFTLLAMLLITGSGYAQETTTTVVYGSDPDLTYSTFPTVTSDKDDYAPGETAIITGTGWTLDQFVDIHLEEEPAHDHHHGYHDTQVNADGIWEIRYPIEERHLGVKFTVIVDGKQTGYQATTIFYDGRAEISSVSPGTFSPNSSLGEKDEVIITGLNNGNSGGNNAIGNFNVRIFNSANQHVWTSEQVNIPNGSSNNFTWNGTYNISSLTGFVPDGTYRAIAYKGNEASAEPESITKQIIVDNTAPKITVNQAASQADPTAGSTINFTITFSEAVTGFTESDITLSGTAGATTAVVTAIGTTGTTYNVGVSGMTTNGTVIASIGAGVAQDAAGNANTASTSTDNVVSYTGACTAPSISTQPIAQTITYAGNASYSVTATGTATLNYQWEEFTTSWNPIYNGGVYSGATTATLTLTKPPVALSGRKYRVVVTGACNPVATSDGNATLTVNKADQQINVTTAAPESAVYNTTFTVEASATSGLPVSFASAGTLSNVAGLYTMTSGTGSGTVTISQAGNDNYNAATAVTATVNAVKADQQINVTTAAPESAVYNTTFTVEASATSGLPVSFASAGTLSNVAGLYTMTSGTGSGTVTISQAGNDNYNAATAVTATVNAVKADQQINVTTAAPESAVYNTTFTVEASATSGLPVSFASAGTLSNVAGLYTMTSGTGSGTVTISQAGNDNYNAATAVTATVNAVKADQQINVTTAAPESAVYNTTFTVEASATSGLPVSFASAGTLSNVAGLYTMTSGTGSGTVTISQAGNDNYNAATAVTATVNAVKADQQINVTTAAPESAVYNTTFTVEASATSGLPVSFASAGTLSNVAGLYTMTSGTGSGTVTISQAGNDNYNAATAVTATVNAVKADQQINVTTAAPESAVYNTTFTVEASATSGLPVSFASAGTLSNVAGLYTMTSGTGSGTVTISQAGNDNYNAATAVTATVNAVKADQQINVTTAAPESAVYNTTFTVEASATSGLPVSFASAGTLSNVAGLYTMTSGTGSGTVTISQAGNDNYNAATAVTATVNAVKADQQINVTTAAPESAVYNTTFTVEASATSGLPVSFASAGTLSNVAGLYTMTSGTGSGTVTISQAGNDNYNAATAVTATVNAVKADQQINVTTAAPESAVYNTTFTVEASATSGLPVSFASAGTLSNVAGLYTMTSGTGSGTVTISQAGNDNYNAATAVTATVNAVKADQQINVTTAAPESAVYNTTFTVEASATSGLPVSFASAGTLSNVAGLYTMTSGTGSGTVTISQAGNDNYNAATAVTATVNAVKADQQINVTTAAPESAVYNTTFTVEASATSGLPVSFASAGTLSNVAGLYTMTSGTGSGTVTISQAGNDNYNAATAVTATVNAVKADQQITWNAPAAITYGTALSATQLNASVAGVTGGSTPGALTYSPAAGTKLNAGPHTLSVTAAETSNYNEASETVSITVDKADADIDVEGTTVTYNGAAHGATGTATGVDGEDLSSLLDLGASFTNVPGGTANWTFAGNSNYNAANGTAAIVIDRRNITVTANAGQFKFCGQVDPIFTYTSSEMLLPGNSFSGKLTRVPGETVGEYGYALGDLAAGNNYTVSLATITPATFRIKGITVSSSDASTPRNYTESVTIVISVKDGASTSAFGVPGVPVTITVNETSYTETTNTDGHATFNLGSQNVGVYMVEVNGGNCYTAEEYLPVYNPDGGFVTGGGWIWSPQNPALLYMQNEGRANFGFVAKYKQGKNALNEVDGSTEFQYQLGNLNFKSSSHTAGTLVISGGFKASFKGEGYINNNTSTVYQFMVVATDGQASGGNGSDDRFRMKIWNKVTGVVVYDNQAGAENADLSELTIIRGGSIVIHTPPTKGGKNATASTMRVIDEPVVTGPDFNSINAYPNPLKQQLFVELPEMEEQQVALTIYTLDGRVMTQKKVQTNGAAMRVELEERFELWSGGVYLLKVEAKDQQKVIRLVK from the coding sequence ATGAACAAACTTTTACAAATCGGGTGGAGTACAACCAGGAACAGCCTGGCCCGGTACACCTTTACGCTCCTCGCCATGCTGCTCATAACGGGCAGTGGGTATGCACAGGAAACCACTACCACAGTGGTTTATGGCAGTGATCCTGACCTAACCTACAGCACATTTCCTACAGTAACTTCCGATAAGGATGACTATGCTCCGGGTGAAACTGCTATTATCACTGGTACTGGTTGGACGTTAGACCAGTTTGTAGATATTCACCTTGAAGAAGAGCCTGCTCATGATCACCACCATGGTTATCATGATACACAGGTGAATGCTGATGGTATCTGGGAAATTAGATATCCTATTGAGGAAAGGCATTTAGGCGTGAAGTTTACTGTCATTGTTGATGGTAAGCAGACTGGGTATCAGGCTACCACTATATTTTACGATGGTAGAGCAGAAATATCAAGTGTATCTCCAGGCACTTTTTCTCCAAATTCAAGTCTTGGAGAAAAGGATGAAGTTATTATTACTGGTCTTAACAATGGCAATAGCGGCGGAAATAACGCAATCGGAAATTTTAATGTAAGGATCTTCAATAGTGCAAATCAGCATGTTTGGACTTCTGAGCAAGTCAATATTCCAAATGGAAGTTCAAATAATTTTACTTGGAATGGCACCTACAACATAAGCTCATTAACAGGCTTCGTTCCAGATGGTACCTATCGAGCAATCGCCTACAAGGGTAATGAAGCATCAGCAGAGCCCGAATCTATAACAAAGCAAATAATAGTTGATAACACGGCACCAAAAATTACAGTCAATCAAGCCGCAAGTCAGGCAGACCCAACTGCTGGTTCAACAATAAATTTTACTATAACTTTTAGTGAAGCTGTCACGGGTTTCACAGAAAGTGATATAACATTAAGCGGAACAGCGGGAGCTACAACTGCAGTTGTAACAGCAATTGGCACCACAGGCACAACTTATAATGTTGGGGTTAGTGGAATGACAACTAATGGTACCGTTATAGCTTCAATTGGCGCCGGTGTAGCTCAAGATGCTGCAGGTAATGCTAATACTGCTTCAACGAGCACAGATAACGTCGTATCATATACAGGCGCATGTACTGCACCTTCTATATCTACCCAGCCAATAGCTCAAACAATAACTTATGCTGGCAATGCTTCTTATTCAGTTACTGCAACAGGAACTGCTACATTAAACTATCAGTGGGAGGAATTTACTACATCCTGGAATCCAATATACAATGGCGGGGTTTATTCAGGAGCAACAACTGCAACTTTAACTTTAACAAAACCACCTGTTGCATTGAGTGGCAGAAAATATCGTGTAGTTGTTACTGGAGCTTGTAATCCTGTAGCTACTAGTGATGGGAATGCTACTTTAACTGTAAATAAAGCCGATCAGCAGATCAACGTAACTACAGCGGCTCCTGAAAGTGCAGTTTACAACACCACCTTCACTGTGGAAGCTTCTGCTACTTCAGGTCTTCCTGTTAGCTTCGCCAGCGCCGGTACCCTAAGCAATGTGGCCGGTCTTTACACCATGACCTCTGGTACTGGCAGCGGTACAGTAACCATCAGCCAGGCTGGTAACGACAACTACAATGCAGCTACTGCAGTAACAGCTACTGTAAATGCAGTGAAAGCCGATCAGCAGATCAACGTAACTACAGCGGCTCCTGAAAGTGCAGTTTACAACACCACCTTCACTGTGGAAGCTTCTGCTACTTCAGGTCTTCCTGTTAGCTTCGCCAGCGCCGGTACCCTAAGCAATGTGGCCGGTCTTTACACCATGACCTCTGGTACTGGCAGCGGTACAGTAACCATCAGCCAGGCTGGTAACGACAACTACAATGCAGCTACTGCAGTAACAGCTACTGTAAATGCAGTGAAAGCCGATCAGCAGATCAACGTAACTACAGCGGCTCCTGAAAGTGCAGTTTACAACACCACCTTCACTGTGGAAGCTTCTGCTACTTCAGGTCTTCCTGTTAGCTTCGCCAGCGCCGGTACCCTAAGCAATGTGGCCGGTCTTTACACCATGACCTCTGGTACTGGCAGCGGTACAGTAACCATCAGCCAGGCTGGTAACGACAACTACAATGCAGCTACTGCAGTAACAGCTACTGTAAATGCAGTGAAAGCCGATCAGCAGATCAACGTAACTACAGCGGCTCCTGAAAGTGCAGTTTACAACACCACCTTCACTGTGGAAGCTTCTGCTACTTCAGGTCTTCCTGTTAGCTTCGCCAGCGCCGGTACCCTAAGCAATGTGGCCGGTCTTTACACCATGACCTCTGGTACTGGCAGCGGTACAGTAACCATCAGCCAGGCTGGTAACGACAACTACAATGCAGCTACTGCAGTAACAGCTACTGTAAATGCAGTGAAAGCCGATCAGCAGATCAACGTAACTACAGCGGCTCCTGAAAGTGCAGTTTACAACACCACCTTCACTGTGGAAGCTTCTGCTACTTCAGGTCTTCCTGTTAGCTTCGCCAGCGCCGGTACCCTAAGCAATGTGGCCGGTCTTTACACCATGACCTCTGGTACTGGCAGCGGTACAGTAACCATCAGCCAGGCTGGTAACGACAACTACAATGCAGCTACTGCAGTAACAGCTACTGTAAATGCAGTGAAAGCCGATCAGCAGATCAACGTAACTACAGCGGCTCCTGAAAGTGCAGTTTACAACACCACCTTCACTGTGGAAGCTTCTGCTACTTCAGGTCTTCCTGTTAGCTTCGCCAGCGCCGGTACCCTAAGCAATGTGGCCGGTCTTTACACCATGACCTCTGGTACTGGCAGCGGTACAGTAACCATCAGCCAGGCTGGTAACGACAACTACAATGCAGCTACTGCAGTAACAGCTACTGTAAATGCAGTGAAAGCCGATCAGCAGATCAACGTAACTACAGCGGCTCCTGAAAGTGCAGTTTACAACACCACCTTCACTGTGGAAGCTTCTGCTACTTCAGGTCTTCCTGTTAGCTTCGCCAGCGCCGGTACCCTAAGCAATGTGGCCGGTCTTTACACCATGACCTCTGGTACTGGCAGCGGTACAGTAACCATCAGCCAGGCTGGTAACGACAACTACAATGCAGCTACTGCAGTAACAGCTACTGTAAATGCAGTGAAAGCCGATCAGCAGATCAACGTAACTACAGCGGCTCCTGAAAGTGCAGTTTACAACACCACCTTCACTGTGGAAGCTTCTGCTACTTCAGGTCTTCCTGTTAGCTTCGCCAGCGCCGGTACCCTAAGCAATGTGGCCGGTCTTTACACCATGACCTCTGGTACTGGCAGCGGTACAGTAACCATCAGCCAGGCTGGTAACGACAACTACAATGCAGCTACTGCAGTAACAGCTACTGTAAATGCAGTGAAAGCCGATCAGCAGATCAACGTAACTACAGCGGCTCCTGAAAGTGCAGTTTACAACACCACCTTCACTGTGGAAGCTTCTGCTACTTCAGGTCTTCCTGTTAGCTTCGCCAGCGCCGGTACCCTAAGCAATGTGGCCGGTCTTTACACCATGACCTCTGGTACTGGCAGCGGTACAGTAACCATCAGCCAGGCTGGTAACGACAACTACAATGCAGCTACTGCAGTAACAGCTACTGTAAATGCAGTGAAAGCCGATCAGCAGATCAACGTAACTACAGCGGCTCCTGAAAGTGCAGTTTACAACACCACCTTCACTGTGGAAGCTTCTGCTACTTCAGGTCTTCCTGTTAGCTTCGCCAGCGCCGGTACCCTAAGCAATGTGGCCGGTCTTTACACCATGACCTCTGGTACTGGCAGCGGTACAGTAACCATCAGCCAGGCTGGTAACGACAACTACAATGCAGCTACTGCAGTAACAGCTACTGTAAATGCAGTGAAAGCCGATCAGCAGATCAACGTAACTACAGCGGCTCCTGAAAGTGCAGTTTACAACACCACCTTCACTGTGGAAGCTTCTGCTACTTCAGGTCTTCCTGTTAGCTTCGCCAGCGCCGGTACCCTAAGCAATGTGGCCGGTCTTTACACCATGACCTCTGGTACTGGCAGCGGTACAGTAACCATCAGCCAGGCTGGTAACGACAACTACAATGCAGCTACTGCAGTAACAGCTACTGTAAATGCAGTGAAAGCCGATCAGCAGATCACCTGGAATGCTCCAGCTGCCATCACCTATGGCACTGCGCTTTCTGCTACACAGCTCAATGCTTCTGTAGCCGGTGTGACTGGTGGTTCTACCCCTGGTGCTTTAACTTACTCACCAGCTGCAGGCACTAAACTCAATGCTGGTCCTCATACCTTATCTGTAACTGCTGCTGAAACTAGCAACTACAATGAAGCTTCCGAAACAGTAAGCATCACTGTTGATAAAGCTGATGCTGATATCGACGTAGAAGGTACTACTGTTACTTACAATGGTGCAGCTCACGGTGCAACTGGAACAGCTACTGGTGTTGACGGCGAAGATCTAAGCAGCCTGCTTGACCTTGGCGCAAGCTTCACTAACGTTCCTGGTGGTACTGCCAACTGGACCTTCGCTGGCAACAGCAACTATAATGCTGCCAACGGAACTGCTGCCATTGTGATTGATCGTCGTAATATTACCGTGACTGCAAATGCTGGTCAATTTAAATTCTGCGGACAAGTAGATCCGATCTTTACCTACACTTCAAGTGAAATGTTGTTGCCAGGCAACAGCTTCTCAGGTAAACTTACTCGTGTACCCGGTGAGACAGTTGGTGAGTATGGATATGCCTTAGGCGACTTGGCAGCAGGTAACAACTACACTGTATCATTGGCTACAATTACACCCGCAACTTTTAGGATCAAGGGCATAACAGTTAGCTCAAGTGATGCAAGTACCCCTCGTAACTATACCGAATCTGTTACTATTGTTATTTCAGTAAAAGATGGTGCTAGTACCTCAGCTTTTGGTGTGCCTGGTGTACCAGTAACCATCACTGTAAATGAGACATCATATACTGAAACAACTAACACAGATGGTCATGCTACCTTTAACCTAGGAAGTCAGAATGTTGGTGTCTATATGGTTGAAGTGAATGGAGGCAATTGCTACACCGCCGAGGAATATCTACCTGTATACAATCCAGATGGTGGTTTCGTAACTGGCGGAGGATGGATATGGTCACCACAAAATCCTGCTCTACTCTATATGCAAAATGAAGGAAGAGCTAATTTTGGATTTGTTGCCAAATACAAGCAAGGTAAAAATGCACTTAATGAGGTAGATGGAAGTACAGAATTCCAATATCAACTTGGGAATCTAAACTTTAAGAGCTCTTCTCATACTGCTGGTACCCTTGTTATCTCAGGCGGCTTTAAAGCTTCTTTCAAAGGTGAAGGCTACATTAACAATAATACATCAACTGTTTATCAGTTCATGGTTGTTGCCACCGATGGCCAGGCTTCTGGAGGAAACGGATCTGACGACAGGTTCAGAATGAAGATCTGGAATAAAGTGACTGGAGTTGTGGTCTATGATAACCAAGCAGGAGCTGAAAATGCAGATCTATCAGAACTAACAATCATCAGAGGCGGTTCAATCGTAATCCACACGCCTCCTACCAAAGGCGGCAAAAATGCTACTGCTAGCACTATGCGTGTAATCGATGAGCCTGTGGTTACTGGTCCTGACTTCAACAGCATCAATGCTTACCCGAACCCGCTGAAACAGCAGCTGTTTGTGGAGCTTCCTGAAATGGAAGAACAGCAGGTTGCGCTGACCATCTACACCCTTGACGGACGTGTGATGACTCAGAAGAAGGTTCAGACCAACGGTGCTGCGATGCGCGTGGAACTGGAAGAAAGGTTTGAGCTGTGGTCTGGCGGCGTTTACCTGCTGAAGGTAGAAGCGAAGGATCAGCAAAAAGTAATCAGACTTGTGAAATAA
- a CDS encoding ECF subfamily RNA polymerase sigma-24 subunit (COG1595 DNA-directed RNA polymerase specialized sigma subunit, sigma24 homolog), which yields MLCKSLYRILRNTEEAEDIVQETFLKLWDRRQSLELGPATVSYLYRACYNTALNVLRQRKPQEQPEVAAALLASDDTADKSMQLMEVEERIAQAIEALPPKTRMVFSLSRYEEMSYKTIAEHLDISVKAVEKHMGIALGRLRYQLNDLLCLLLLISSIFFKKFF from the coding sequence ATGCTCTGTAAAAGCCTCTACCGGATTTTGCGCAATACAGAAGAAGCAGAGGATATTGTGCAGGAAACTTTTTTAAAGCTCTGGGACCGCCGGCAGAGCCTGGAGCTGGGTCCAGCTACGGTTTCTTACTTATACAGGGCCTGCTACAATACTGCCCTGAACGTACTACGCCAGCGCAAGCCACAGGAGCAGCCGGAGGTTGCCGCTGCACTGCTGGCCAGCGACGATACTGCCGATAAAAGCATGCAGCTGATGGAGGTGGAAGAACGCATCGCACAGGCCATTGAGGCGCTGCCTCCCAAAACACGCATGGTTTTTTCGCTTAGTCGATATGAGGAAATGTCTTATAAAACCATTGCGGAGCATTTAGATATATCGGTAAAAGCCGTAGAAAAACACATGGGTATTGCCCTAGGGCGCTTACGCTACCAGCTGAATGACCTGCTCTGCCTCCTGCTACTGATCTCTTCCATTTTTTTTAAGAAATTTTTCTAA
- a CDS encoding FecR anti-FecI sigma factor (COG3712 Fe2+-dicitrate sensor, membrane component), giving the protein MQDKRQEQMEKLAKLLSGNATEQERAAAKGEEWEKSKKLWDKTGTMDEWEPDTDKAWQRFSVKAMAREQQIPAMPDHNPESAVGELQPKARERKLRPVSNLRWWAAAAVLLLLLGVWVIRQAPEEAEMLQIATAANEKQEVLLPDGSKVWLNENSSLSYAKSFSVNDRRVELAGEAFFEVQKAEGKRFTIMAGGTITEVIGTSFNVNAYSQQPVTVQVVTGRVAFADAQKEEAVFLGPGEQATFGGASDAGGTGAAVQKQEIVNPNFRAWQSGELNFANTSLEQLSHTLSDYFDQEVALQDPALSNCRFTATFQNPSLEEVLEVLRLTGNFTITQTQKGYLISGQGCQ; this is encoded by the coding sequence ATGCAGGACAAGCGGCAGGAGCAAATGGAAAAATTAGCAAAACTGCTCAGTGGCAATGCCACCGAGCAGGAGCGTGCTGCTGCTAAAGGAGAGGAGTGGGAGAAGTCCAAAAAGCTGTGGGATAAAACGGGTACTATGGACGAATGGGAACCTGATACCGATAAAGCCTGGCAGCGATTTAGCGTGAAAGCTATGGCGCGGGAGCAGCAAATACCCGCTATGCCGGATCATAACCCTGAATCTGCTGTCGGGGAACTTCAGCCCAAAGCAAGGGAGCGGAAGCTGCGGCCTGTCAGCAATCTGCGCTGGTGGGCGGCAGCGGCTGTTTTGCTTTTGCTCCTGGGGGTTTGGGTAATTCGCCAGGCACCGGAAGAAGCGGAGATGCTGCAGATTGCTACGGCTGCCAACGAAAAGCAGGAGGTGCTGCTGCCAGATGGCAGCAAGGTATGGCTTAACGAAAACAGTAGCCTCTCCTATGCCAAAAGCTTTTCGGTAAACGATCGGCGGGTGGAATTGGCAGGCGAAGCTTTCTTTGAAGTGCAGAAAGCCGAAGGCAAACGCTTTACCATTATGGCCGGCGGCACCATTACAGAAGTGATCGGTACCTCCTTTAACGTAAATGCCTATAGCCAGCAGCCTGTAACGGTACAGGTAGTAACAGGGCGGGTAGCCTTTGCCGATGCGCAAAAAGAAGAAGCTGTTTTCCTGGGTCCCGGCGAGCAGGCCACCTTTGGCGGTGCTTCCGACGCCGGCGGAACAGGAGCAGCCGTGCAGAAGCAGGAGATTGTGAATCCCAACTTCAGGGCATGGCAGAGTGGCGAGCTCAATTTTGCCAATACCAGCCTGGAGCAGCTAAGCCATACCCTATCCGATTATTTTGATCAGGAAGTGGCGCTGCAGGATCCGGCGCTAAGCAACTGTCGTTTTACGGCTACCTTTCAAAATCCCAGCCTGGAAGAAGTGCTGGAGGTGCTGCGCCTGACGGGTAATTTCACGATTACCCAAACACAAAAGGGCTACCTGATCTCAGGTCAGGGCTGCCAGTAA
- a CDS encoding outer membrane receptor protein (COG1629 Outer membrane receptor proteins, mostly Fe transport), producing the protein MCFTAGAQQKFTISGYVKDAANGEDLIGVTVYVQELKTGAVTNQYGFYSLTLPQEVYTLSFSYIGYVPQQTKLHVSQNQTLNIQLAEESEQMQELVVTAERPDANVQSTEMSANTLEIKTVSKMPALMGEVDIIRSIQLLPGVSSVGEGATGFNVRGGGIDQNLILLDEAPVYNSSHLFGFFSVFSPDAVKDVKLMKGGIPAQYGGRLSSLLDVRMKEGNAKQLSVSGGLGTVSSRLTVEAPIVKDRSSFIITGRRSYADLFLKASSDPELNNNKLYFYDLTAKVNYKLNDRNTVYLSGYFGRDVAGFGDDFGTDWGNSTGTIRWNRLISKKLFANFTGVASRYNYSLGIPDGAEAFKWTSHITNYSGKTDFSWYLNPGTTVNFGASAIRYQFSPGKITVGGESIYNNMEMDPQNALELGVYADDEWTVSDKLSVQAGLRLSHFRYLGGTTVWEYTGEDGDSKTPVNPKEYGKGETVSQYTNPEPRFSLRYSLDHRSSLKFSYNRMAQYIHLISSTTAASPWDIWRPTTNNIKPELADQVALGYFRNFRENTVEASAEVFYKDMQNQVDFVDGAETLLNKHLEGELLYGQGRAYGLELFAKKSKGIFTGWVSYTLSKSERKIGGINNGEWYNAKYDRTHNLSVVALYDLSERWSLSSNFSYATGVATTFPNGRYEWGGYTVPHNTLGVRNNYRVPAYHRLDLSATLAGRKHPNRKWESDWVFTLYNVYGRKNAFTVYFRQNEDNPKQTEAVRFALFGSVIPAVTYNFRF; encoded by the coding sequence TTGTGTTTTACAGCCGGAGCGCAACAAAAGTTTACCATCAGCGGCTATGTAAAAGATGCCGCCAATGGCGAAGACCTGATTGGTGTTACTGTATATGTACAGGAACTGAAAACCGGCGCTGTTACTAATCAGTATGGCTTTTATTCACTCACCCTGCCCCAGGAGGTATACACCCTTAGCTTTAGTTACATAGGCTATGTGCCACAGCAAACAAAGCTTCATGTAAGCCAGAACCAAACGCTTAACATACAGCTTGCTGAAGAATCGGAACAGATGCAGGAGCTGGTAGTAACCGCCGAAAGGCCCGATGCCAATGTGCAGAGCACCGAAATGAGTGCCAATACACTGGAGATTAAAACGGTAAGCAAAATGCCGGCCCTGATGGGCGAGGTGGATATTATACGTTCCATTCAGCTGCTGCCGGGTGTAAGCTCGGTAGGTGAGGGCGCCACAGGCTTCAATGTACGCGGTGGCGGCATAGACCAGAACCTGATTTTACTGGACGAAGCCCCCGTGTATAACAGTTCACACCTGTTCGGTTTCTTTTCGGTTTTCAGTCCTGATGCGGTGAAGGATGTAAAGCTGATGAAAGGCGGCATACCTGCCCAATACGGCGGGCGCCTTAGCTCCCTGCTGGATGTGCGCATGAAGGAAGGAAATGCCAAACAATTATCAGTATCGGGTGGGCTTGGTACGGTTTCCAGCCGCCTCACAGTAGAAGCTCCTATTGTAAAAGACCGCAGCTCCTTCATCATCACAGGCCGCCGCTCTTATGCCGATTTATTCCTGAAGGCTAGCTCCGATCCGGAGCTGAACAACAATAAACTTTATTTCTACGACCTTACCGCCAAGGTAAACTATAAGCTGAATGACAGGAATACGGTTTACCTATCCGGATATTTTGGCCGCGATGTGGCAGGTTTTGGTGATGACTTTGGCACCGACTGGGGCAATTCCACCGGCACCATCCGCTGGAACAGGCTGATCAGTAAAAAGCTGTTTGCCAATTTTACCGGTGTTGCCAGCCGCTATAATTATTCACTGGGTATACCCGATGGCGCAGAGGCATTCAAATGGACCTCGCACATTACCAACTACAGCGGTAAAACCGATTTCTCGTGGTACCTGAACCCCGGCACTACGGTTAATTTTGGTGCCAGTGCCATTCGCTACCAGTTCTCTCCGGGTAAAATTACCGTAGGAGGCGAGTCTATCTACAATAACATGGAAATGGATCCGCAAAATGCGCTGGAGCTGGGCGTATACGCAGACGATGAATGGACGGTTTCTGACAAACTATCTGTGCAGGCGGGTCTTAGATTATCGCACTTCCGCTACCTGGGAGGTACCACCGTGTGGGAGTATACTGGTGAAGATGGTGATTCCAAAACGCCTGTGAATCCAAAGGAATACGGCAAAGGAGAGACGGTTTCTCAGTACACCAATCCCGAACCACGCTTTTCGCTCCGTTACTCCCTGGACCACCGCAGCTCTCTGAAGTTCAGCTACAACCGCATGGCGCAGTACATCCACCTGATCTCCAGCACTACGGCAGCATCGCCCTGGGATATCTGGCGGCCTACCACCAACAACATTAAGCCGGAGCTGGCCGACCAGGTAGCACTGGGCTACTTCCGCAACTTCCGCGAAAACACGGTAGAAGCTTCTGCAGAGGTGTTCTATAAAGACATGCAGAACCAGGTAGATTTTGTTGACGGTGCCGAAACCCTGCTGAATAAGCACCTGGAAGGGGAACTCCTGTACGGACAGGGCAGGGCTTATGGCCTGGAGCTGTTTGCTAAAAAGAGCAAAGGTATTTTTACCGGCTGGGTAAGCTATACGCTGTCTAAATCGGAACGCAAAATTGGGGGCATCAACAATGGGGAGTGGTATAATGCCAAATACGACCGCACCCATAACCTCTCGGTAGTAGCGCTGTATGATTTAAGCGAACGCTGGAGCTTAAGCAGTAATTTCTCTTATGCCACCGGCGTTGCCACCACCTTCCCCAATGGAAGGTACGAGTGGGGCGGTTATACTGTACCGCACAATACCCTGGGTGTACGCAACAACTACCGGGTGCCTGCCTACCACAGGCTCGATCTTTCCGCTACACTAGCCGGGCGTAAGCACCCCAACAGAAAATGGGAAAGCGACTGGGTGTTTACCCTCTATAATGTGTATGGCCGCAAAAATGCCTTTACGGTTTACTTCCGCCAGAACGAGGATAATCCTAAGCAAACAGAAGCAGTACGCTTTGCTCTTTTTGGCTCTGTGATTCCGGCGGTTACCTATAACTTCAGGTTCTAA